The following proteins come from a genomic window of Maniola jurtina chromosome 15, ilManJurt1.1, whole genome shotgun sequence:
- the LOC123872568 gene encoding transmembrane protein 203-like isoform X2 yields the protein MFFTLNEIVQWLGLTVFEIWINLITIAIFTALLALKIDGVVNSAWWTIFAPLFVSDAMNAYFCCIVCIRMTLEVSYKASLYRVSWSCIFLGLTFVFKFLLCRKLQGDSAIEYSEVFAPLFILLQLIAVRACQLHQ from the coding sequence ATGTTTTTCACACTTAACGAGATTGTGCAGTGGTTGGGACTCACTGTTTTTGAAATATGGATAAATTTGATTACAATTGCTATATTCACTGCGCTGCTTGCTCTTAAGATCGATGGTGTGGTGAACAGTGCATGGTGGACAATATTTGCCCCATTATTTGTGAGTGATGCTATGAACGCATACTTTTGTTGCATAGTGTGTATAAGAATGACTTTAGAAGTCTCCTACAAAGCCTCACTGTATAGGGTATCCTGGAGTTGTATATTTTTAGGTCTAACATTTGTGTTTAAGTTCTTACTATGTAGAAAGCTTCAAGGTGACTCAGCAATAGAATATAGTGAAGTGTTTGCTCCactgtttattttattgcagCTCATAGCTGTAAGAGCTTGTCAGTTACATCAATAA
- the LOC123872568 gene encoding ribonuclease P protein subunit p20-like isoform X1: MGDENIVKKKQDQRNPKRLPNKKYAIKKRLPVRPVEGENVIFVTKKTNFKAQLEKCCGLLSKGEKEIILHGLGAAIQRCCNLALQLELLFAGTCQIEVNTGTVDIIDDLEPLTDDVDFDAQVRHSSSIHIRIFRNAMLGSNK, from the exons ATGGGAGATGAAAATATTGTGAAAAAGAAACAAGATCAAAGAAATCCTAAACGCCTCCCAAATAAGAAATATGCTATTAAAAAGAGATTACCAGTGCGACCTGTTGAAGGCGAAAATGTTATATTTGTAACCAAAAAGACTAATTTCAAG GCCCAGCTTGAAAAATGCTGTGGTCTCTTGTCCAAGGGTGAGAAAGAAATAATACTGCATGGTTTGGGAGCAGCCATACAAAGGTGTTGCAACCTGGCACTCCAGCTGGAACTTCTTTTCGCTGGAACGTGTCAAATTGAAGTAAATACTGGAACAGTCGATATTATTG ATGATCTGGAACCACTGACAGATGATGTAGACTTCGATGCTCAGGTCAGACATTCCTCATCAATTCACATCCGGATATTCAGGAATGCAATGCTTGGGTCCAACAAGTAA
- the LOC123872566 gene encoding uncharacterized protein LOC123872566: MGLIQSVFCSIVFCVERVLTWTCCAFLLMLMMFTIIILIVYGISVGYHYAQKELAFFAMTSRTTTEPTTSRRSGGGSADSRPIVRLVAVNLSEVESAPAPLLEIDQTKRPGERVYLETSATPVVLLETQRPPAEPELSPHERELTRNLIVRFRRSRNTTSTTMPFLRPLNSTEPPIPAAA; the protein is encoded by the exons ATGGGCTTAATACAATCAGTATTTTGTTCTATAGTATTCTGCGTTGAGAG AGTGCTAACATGGACTTGCTGTGCTTTCCTGCTCATGTTAATGATGTTTACAATCATCATACTGATAGTGTACGGCATATCAGTTGGATATCATTATGCTCAAAAAGAACTTGCTTTCTTTGCAA TGACCTCTCGAACGACGACTGAACCGACGACGTCAAGACGATCTGGTGGCGGCAGCGCCGACAGTCGACCAATCGTGCGACTGGTTGCCGTCAACCTGTCAGAAGTCGAGTCTGCGCCGGCACCTCTTCTTG agATCGACCAAACCAAAAGGCCAGGCGAACGCGTTTACTTGGAGACATCTGCAACCCCAGTTGTCCTTCTTGAAACACAAAG gCCACCTGCTGAGCCGGAATTGTCACCACATGAAAGAGAGCTGACGCGTAACCTGATTGTAAGATTCCGTCGATCAAGAAACACCACCTCCACGACAATGCCGTTTCTACGTCCTCTTAATAGCACAGAACCGCCTATACCAGCAGCTGCATAG